Sequence from the Rhinatrema bivittatum chromosome 6, aRhiBiv1.1, whole genome shotgun sequence genome:
CATTCACCAGGTTCTCTGAAGTCTCCTAGGGCGCACATCGCCCTTCCTTTTGAAtaagtcatggcgggaacctcgggggcgtccccaccgcgtGCGccactacctccgggtacttagcctccgattTCCAACATTgttacaagttagcaaggattccggtcCAGCTAATTTCGACCACTTCTGAGTTGCTCGCTCACAGTTCCTACTCCTACAACCCTGCGGGTTTACGCTGTTTCTAGGACgctccgggtacccgctcctcgggggcccttctgctcctATCTATCCTCCAGGGTTTCTTGCTCAGCAAAGGGCTCTcaagacacctgctcctcgggggtcttgtttCTTCTCCTTTGCTCCAGGTACCCTGCTTAGAAAGGAcgcccaggtactcgctccttgagggcctcgaCCGTTCCTGTCTCTCCTGGGTTACCGCACCTCAAGGACCACGGTGCCGGCATTTGACCTGCCTCACTACCTGTTCTCCTACGGAAGCAATATCCTCGGCAGCAGTTACCAGCCTTATGAGTACCTCATTCTTCAGTCTTTCTACATTGTCTCACCACAGACCAGACCCTAGGCATACTccgctccacggaccactaccgggTCTGTCATCGCTGGCTTCACCACCTGTGACTGGGTTCTCGGGTTATCCTGCTCCGCGGAACACTATTGGACCCTTCACTTTCCAGCATCGGGTGAGAACTACTCTGCACTTATGTCGCCAGTACCAGGACTGAACATTACCGTCGGAGACTACTCTGTGGCTGAGGAGAGCTGTCTGCTCATCTGGCATTGCCctattgctgtacaataaagcttcCTTCTTCCTTGTGTTGCTTACTGAGagtctagcctattgctgtggttccccatgggagGAATCATCGACTCAGcaaccaggggtccacaaccatgccacaaacacaacCAAACACTGACTTTCCTAATTTTCTTCTTCTGGCCACAACTTCTCATTTCTGATTTCTAGATAACACCAAggctttttcttctcttccagcCTGCAGAGATCTCCCCTGCAGTCACTGCTGATTCCTGGTCCCTTGACCTAATTCTATGAGGACAATGCAGAATtctgtgcaggaggggaattctgcacaaattctgtgcaACAGAGCAATGTAGAATTCCACCAAGAGTAAAAACTGCCTGCCCAATATGCGAGTAAACTTAGACATATACTGCCTGTTCacatgtaagtttacctggactatGCAGAAGCATCCCAGGGGCAAAGCTGGGGAGATGTTTGGACTTTAGcacatatttattaaaaaatatgcacataaattttcacaaaatatttccaaacacataatagcaggtgtaattttgtgtaGGTAAATGTGGTAGGTTAACTTTCAAAGCACACTTATGCATGGAAGTCCGCTTTGAGAACTGCTATAACAAACACATATTTCGCCACATAATTTaggtgggctgttataaaattatctccAGAACAGCCAAACTTGCCCTATAAGTGCTTTCTATTTTTCTGCTTGCTTTTTGATCAGTTGTTCAACTCTATTGAAACAATTTCAGCTAGTTTTCTAACATCCACACGCCTTTCTTTAATCCTGATTCTTACTCAGCATCTTTCACATTAGCTACTGTTTACCCAATTCTAAGAAGTTAGGAAAGTTTATTTTCCTATTTCATAAGACAGTCAAAGGGAAATGTGAaatcttttaacatttttttttttatagtaaagCACTGGAAATTCCTGATATCGTTAAACCCTTTTGCTGAATTGGCAGCTGCAATACAATCTTATTTCCTCATAAATTAATTTTGCATGCTTTGCCTAAAGACCATGAAATTCTGAATCCTTCCAATAAAGCTTTGAAATGTCAGTATTCTCACTGGAGTACTATGAGGTTGTCCTTGTTGGGGAAGTGGCAGATTAGAAGAGGTGATTTCCAAACAAAAGTTCAACCTTGGTTATTAAGCCACAGAGTAAAGTTtgcaagcctttcaaaaattaataATTGTCAGAAAAGCTGCTAAAGTTTCAAAGTCCTGAAATGGAAGTATTGTATGCAGCTGCATATAAACCTGCCTGTAGAACAGACATTAGATTACCTGCTGGCACTCTGAAATGGCTTCTTCTTTTATGTCATTGCATAAAGCCCCTCTtggatttcttcttcttttctccttgatGTCCTTAAGATTTGCTAAGGGGGGAAAGCTACTAGTGATACCTCAGGATGGCAGTCATTGGCTCAGTATGCGTGCTGTACTGGAGGAGCTCCACCAGAGAAAGCACAAAATAGAGGTTGTCATACCAGAAATCAACATCTTGATGAAACCTTCACAGGATTACACAGTGAGAACATACCCAGTGCCTTACTCAAAAGAACATTTGGAATTGCAGTTCAAAAGAATGagttttaatatttttgctaaAGAATCTTTCCTGCAGAAAATTCTCACACGGTATGAGCAGTTTTCAAATATCACCAAAATCATGCTCTCTGCTTGTAAGCACTTTTGCTTGAGAAGGAGTTGATCCAGACTCTGAAAGAAAGTAAATTTGATGCAGTCTTAGTTGATCCTGTCTTTCCCTGTGGAGAGATTGTGGCTGAGTATCTGTCCCTTCCTTCTGTTTATTTCATACGTGGTATCCCATGTGCATTGGAGAATGAGGCTTCTCAGTGTCCGAACCCTTCTTCCTATGTGCCAAGAATATTTACATCTTACACAGACCACATGACATTTCCTCAGCGCATGAATAACCTGTTGATGAACCAGCTGAATGCCTTGATCTGTCATTTTCTCTATTCATCATTTGCACATTTGGCCTCTGAGTTTCTCCAGACAGATGTGACAATCATCAGGCTCTTCAACCGTGGCTCTCTCTGGCTCTTGAGATATGACTTTGTGTTTGAGTATCCCCGGCCGGTGATGCCCAACATGGTCttcattggaggcatcaactgcGCTCATAGGAAGGCTTTATCTCAGGTTTGTGCTTTCTTAACTTACAATAGATTATTGTACTTAACAATTCTGTTTAATAAGTGATAATGAAACCTTTTACTAAcagggagatttactatattgcaatATTTTACTGTGGGAGGGGATTCCTGTGATATTTGGCCTCTCCCTGGCAAAATATCGTTGCTATTTTCCTGTGATATTTTTTATTGTGTGAAAACCAGCAATAAAAAATATCAAGAGGAAATGGGGGAAAATGGGCAATGGCGGCAACTTTTGCCAGGGGCACAATCTTGTCAAAGGGCCATATGGCCCAAAAATAAGCCCCCTTATCACTGTTCAAAAATTCCCTCACGGAAAGAAAGTGGGCACGTAAAATAGCTAGCAGTAAACCTACTCGTTCAAGGGAAATTCTAAGAGAGATGCATGTGCATAAAATCCCAGATGCCTATGCAAGTAGCGCTTATTCATGCtagagctattttataaacatcgcaCATCCAAGCGTAAGTACTGATGTGCAAACATCTttgctcatgtaaaaaaaaaaaaaggggcgggtcacAGGCATTCTGGGGTAATTTACGCACGAGttgcgattttataacctgtgaacACAGCGCCCATATGGCTGTTACATGTAAATGATTACGTCTGCTATTTATCAGGTAATTAGTCGGAATAAAACTCTGTAGCCCAACACTGACAGGATGAGGGATCTGGGtaaactgaggggagtgcaggctgaaaaaccagaggggttttaatgacctagagatagattgGGCAacctggtggactaattgataaaactggtaatttccttcaagtgtgcatgttataaaatgtgcacatttgTATGTGTAAAAGATGACAAATCCTAAGGAAAATACCCAAATAACAGTTCCTCTGCATAAAATTGGTAACACACATATGTGcgctaggcatattttatataatgtgtgtGCACTTGCACGGACGATATAAAATTCAAGCGCATGCGTGCTTCTGCCCACATACGTGCATAAATGTGCATAcgcgtgcttgttttaaaattaccatcataATGCTGATGACGTTTTCATGTaagtggtttataaaatagtgatttaCACATGTACGTGCAaaccatgcccccgacatgcctcttTCTTTCTGCGTGCATTTTCTTGTGAAGGtgaatatatgcgcatatgtgagCGATTTAGAAAATATGGATTACATGCGAATGCTTTAATGCATGTATATGTTAATATCTACACacagagggcctgattttaaaaagcatttactcaagtaaaactgggttttactcaaataaatgcactttactcaagtaagtgggctttagaaaactgctacaatagtatgttacatttatgcttgaaaatcctttgaaaattacctccatactgttttgaaaatttactcctaaataagtgggaggaggtaaaatATTCTAGTCTTCCTGCACTGCATTGGGGAACTTTTTAGGTGTTCTAGGCTGGGGGTTttcacaaatatttttctttaagtCAGGGGAGGAGAAATGGAATTGGCCCCACTTACACTGCTAAATCTTTAAGACAAGGGGGGAGGTTATTTGATTTTCTTATTAACCAATATTTAGCAAACTGGTGAAGggcaaagttacctggataactttaccctAATAACTTAAGtggagtatattcagtggaatttATTTAGCTAAATTTTACCTGGATATCTTGGCTGTTTTCTGGGTgtgatttttgaattttttaaaaactggctgTGGCACTAATTTTGAAACAGACTTTACCTGCCATCTCTTTTAAAAACTTAGAAAATCCTTTAAGACTTGAATTTGAATTTGAAATGACTTCTGTCTAATTTACCTAGACATTCCTGTAAAAGTATTTCTATAAAAGAAATATtcttggggcaattttcaaaactgttttcAAACAAAGTCCATGGATACTTTTAATTGTGGGCTTTGTACCGCCTTTCAAAGGGAGTGTAGGAGCatactttccatttgaaaattattctaGGAAAAATATCCACAAACAattgtacctgctttttctgcaggtactttttccaaggaaaacaatatgtcatccatagcagcaCGGGGTTACGCATCCCTCAGATCCCGGTGGGCACTGCCATggcctgcccatgccctgtccctcCACTTTTTCGTCTAAGTTTCTtcacgtaccgggagatacgtgcg
This genomic interval carries:
- the UGT1A1 gene encoding LOW QUALITY PROTEIN: UDP-glucuronosyltransferase 1-1 (The sequence of the model RefSeq protein was modified relative to this genomic sequence to represent the inferred CDS: inserted 1 base in 1 codon); translated protein: MASSFMSLHKAPLGFLLLFSLMSLRFAKGGKLLVIPQDGSHWLSMRAVLEELHQRKHKIEVVIPEINILMKPSQDYTVRTYPVPYSKEHLELQFKRMSFNIFAKESFLQKILTRYEQFSNITKIMLSACXALLLEKELIQTLKESKFDAVLVDPVFPCGEIVAEYLSLPSVYFIRGIPCALENEASQCPNPSSYVPRIFTSYTDHMTFPQRMNNLLMNQLNALICHFLYSSFAHLASEFLQTDVTIIRLFNRGSLWLLRYDFVFEYPRPVMPNMVFIGGINCAHRKALSQDFENLVNSSGENGIVVFSLGSIVSEIPLKKAMDIASVLGSIPQTVLWRYTGQAPPNLAKNTKLMKWLPQNDLLAHPKTRAFITHAGSHGIYEGICNAVPMVMLPLFGDQMDNAKRIESRGAGVMLDIVQMTTLDLSNALNAVINEPKYKENIERLSDLHLDRPVHPLDLAVHWIEFVMKHKGAPHLRPAAHKLNWFQYHSLDVVAFLLITLLSGLVIILKCCSFCCRKCCSLTRRPNKK